Proteins encoded by one window of Porphyromonas vaginalis:
- a CDS encoding transposase, which produces MKEEKSNRGRKGYPLDFKWRVIDDLLATGESIATTSQRYGITTRTIRNWLRTFGVELPNQSSSSTMSKTNKNKDVDPEYAELKRENARLKAALFQAESKALVNKTLLEEVLNRYHIDLKKKTDLQP; this is translated from the coding sequence ATGAAAGAAGAAAAAAGTAACCGAGGACGAAAGGGATATCCCCTAGATTTCAAGTGGAGAGTCATTGATGACCTCCTAGCCACTGGCGAGAGCATCGCCACGACCAGCCAGCGCTACGGCATTACCACACGCACCATTCGAAATTGGTTGCGTACCTTTGGAGTAGAGTTACCCAACCAAAGCAGCAGTAGCACTATGAGCAAGACAAACAAGAACAAAGACGTAGATCCAGAGTACGCAGAACTCAAGCGCGAAAACGCTCGCCTCAAAGCAGCCCTTTTCCAGGCTGAGAGCAAAGCCTTAGTCAACAAGACACTACTCGAAGAGGTCCTGAATCGCTACCATATTGATCTAAAAAAAAAGACCGATTTGCAGCCGTGA